The Nitrospira lenta DNA window GCCGGCTGACCGTCAATGAACATTTCCAGACCGCAGTCCCTCATATTTATGCCGCCGGCGACATCATCGGCTTTCCCGCGCTGGCCTCCACCTCGATGCAACAAGGCCGGCACGCAGCCTGCCATGCGTTCGGCCATCAGGATCGCACCGATACCGCCTTGCTGCCTTACGGGATCTATTCGATTCCTGAGATCTCCATGGTCGGCCGCAGCGGAGAAGAGCTGACCCAAGCCGGCATCCCATTTGGAGCCGGCATCGCCCGCTATCGAGAAATTGCTCGCGGTCAGATTATCGGCGATGAGACCGGCATGCTAAAGCTCCTCTTCCATCGACAGACCAAGGAACTCCTCGGGGTGCATATCATCGGGGAAGGCGCCACTGAATTGATCCACGTAGGACAGGCCGTCATGGCCTATCATGGAACGATCGACTACTTTATCGACACCGTCTTCAACTACCCGACCCTGGCTGAATGTTATAAAGTCGCCGCATTGGACGGCATCAACCGGCTGCCACGCCCCTGGCCGGCGACTCCGAAGACTTCAGCTCCTTGAATCAGGAGATCCTATGTCCTTCTCACGTCATCTTCGATCTCTGGCATCCCCCATCTGGAACAGCCAGCTGACGCATCCCTTCGTCGTCGCCCTGGGCAACGGAACGCTGCCGGAACGGAAATTTCAATACTACATTCTGCAGGACGCCAGATTTCTCGGTGACCTCTCGCGCGTGTTTGCCGCAGGGGCGGTGAAGGCTCCTGATTCGGAGAGCGCGCTCCGCTTTGCCAAACTGGCCGAAGACACCATCGTCGTCGAGCGCAGCCTGCACGAAAGCTACGGCACCCAGTGGAAGATGAGTGCTAAGCAGATGACCTCTGTGCCCATGGCCCCGACCAACTATGCCTATACCCGCCACATGCTCAGCATCGCCCACACCGGATCGGCCACAGAGATTACCGTCGTCGCCCTCCCCTGCGCCTGGATCTACTGCGTCGTCGGCCAACATCTCTTGAAGAATGGCCCACCGAAAAAGAATCACCCCTATCGGAACTGGCTCATGCTCTATGCCTCGCCGGAGTTCGCCGAAGTCCAGCGCTGGATGAGAAAAAAGGTCGATCAGTGGGCCAAGACCGCAGGCGTTGAAGAAAAACGCCGGATGGAAGAAGCCTTCGTCATCAGCTCCCGCTACGAATGGATGTTCTGGGAAATGGCCTGGAACGAAGAACAGTGGCCGGTGTGAGGAGAAGAAGGGCAGGCAATTGTGCTCTGGACACCCAACCTAACCTGAGTATAATGGCCCACGCTCATGATCAGACAGTTCCTCATCATATCAGGACTCCTCTGCAGCACGCTGCTTTCCGGTCACGTCTTCGCGGCTGGTAACTATGAAGAAAGCCTGAAGGCCCTGGCCGATGGGGTGATCGCCGAATCGTTGAAAGCCAAGAAAGAACGTCTGGCCATTATCGACTTCACGGATGCCAAGGGCGTCGTCACGCCGATCGGACAGTTCTTGGCGGAAGAACTCGGCACGCAACTACTAGTCGCAGGCGAGTTGAAAGTCGTGGAACGCAAGCTCGTCAGCTCCACACTCAAGAAGCGACACCTCACTCAAATCGACGCGGCTTCCCCGAAGGCCCTGAAGGGAGCGGCAAAGGCCATCCGCACGGACATTTTTGTCATGGGGTCCTACCTCGACGCCCCAGAGGGAATCCTCGTCACCGTGAAGCTCATCAGCCCGTTGAATGCCCAGGCGATCGGAGCGGCTCGGGGCATGAT harbors:
- the tenA gene encoding thiaminase II: MSFSRHLRSLASPIWNSQLTHPFVVALGNGTLPERKFQYYILQDARFLGDLSRVFAAGAVKAPDSESALRFAKLAEDTIVVERSLHESYGTQWKMSAKQMTSVPMAPTNYAYTRHMLSIAHTGSATEITVVALPCAWIYCVVGQHLLKNGPPKKNHPYRNWLMLYASPEFAEVQRWMRKKVDQWAKTAGVEEKRRMEEAFVISSRYEWMFWEMAWNEEQWPV